From Bacillota bacterium, a single genomic window includes:
- the hypA gene encoding hydrogenase maturation nickel metallochaperone HypA, translated as MHEVGLIQTVLNEISQVAAQNHITRVTKVRLVIGRLNGALPDVLEFAFSVLTPETMFEGAALEIESVPITLECERCGTQTVTDELAYFCPQCSGRARVAGGRELYIDFFEGDDGKDEREGGNGPEDPAGQ; from the coding sequence GTGCACGAAGTGGGGCTGATTCAAACGGTGCTGAATGAGATTTCCCAAGTGGCCGCGCAGAACCACATCACCCGGGTGACCAAGGTGCGGCTGGTGATCGGGCGCTTGAACGGCGCGCTGCCCGACGTGCTGGAGTTCGCCTTCTCGGTCCTGACCCCGGAGACGATGTTCGAGGGCGCCGCGCTGGAGATCGAGTCGGTGCCGATCACCCTCGAGTGCGAGCGTTGCGGCACTCAAACAGTGACGGACGAGTTGGCGTACTTTTGCCCGCAGTGCAGCGGGCGCGCCCGCGTTGCCGGCGGGCGGGAGCTCTACATAGACTTCTTCGAAGGTGATGATGGGAAAGATGAACGTGAAGGTGGTAATGGCCCAGAAGATCCTGCGGGCCAATGA
- a CDS encoding hydrogenase maturation protease: protein MGKLKIVVLGCGNIFAGDDAVGIEVLRELEKEPLPGGVTVVEAGTPGLGMLDLMYGADKAVIVDAVLATDTEPGLVVRWREDEVPRKEAPPLSVHDIGVRDALEFGRKSGVMELPAEVVVIGVTVANVEAWHMGLIPEVAEAVPRAAAAVRRELERWLERE, encoded by the coding sequence ATGGGGAAGCTCAAGATTGTGGTGCTGGGGTGCGGCAACATCTTCGCCGGTGACGACGCGGTGGGGATCGAGGTGTTGCGGGAGCTGGAGAAGGAGCCGCTGCCCGGGGGCGTGACCGTGGTGGAGGCCGGCACGCCCGGGCTCGGGATGCTGGATCTCATGTACGGCGCCGACAAGGCGGTGATCGTGGACGCGGTGCTGGCCACGGACACGGAGCCCGGCCTGGTGGTCCGCTGGCGCGAGGACGAGGTGCCCCGCAAGGAGGCGCCCCCCCTTTCGGTGCACGACATCGGCGTGCGCGACGCCCTGGAGTTCGGGCGCAAGTCCGGGGTCATGGAGCTGCCGGCAGAGGTGGTGGTCATCGGGGTGACGGTGGCGAACGTCGAGGCCTGGCATATGGGCCTGATCCCGGAAGTGGCGGAGGCCGTGCCCCGGGCGGCCGCGGCGGTGCGCCGGGAACTAGAGCGCTGGCTGGAGAGGGAGTAA
- a CDS encoding Ni/Fe hydrogenase subunit alpha — protein MQRISIDPITRLEGHGKIEIFLNDAGGVENCYFQIPELRGFEKFCEGRPADQVPQIVSRICGVUPAAHHLASGKAMDAVFGAEPTPAAKKLRELYYSAHMVHSHIAHFYALAAPDFVMGPDADPAVRNVLGVIGKVGLEIGGEVIKHRAYGQQIQAMMGGKATHPAWTLPGGVSKGLTEDERKQVVEMAKSCVEFAKFSLKLFDDVVLANQGYVDLIVGDIFKLETNYMGLVDENNKINFYEGKVRVVDTEGKELFKYGPREYVDYVAEHVEPYSYLKYPYLKKFGWTGMVEGPGTAIYQAAPLGRINACDGMATPLAQEAYEKFFSVLGRPTHAVLATHWARLVELMYAAERLLELALDEEVTSPDIRNIPTGTPKEGVGIIEAPRGTLTHHYATDPNGIVVKANMIVGTTNNNAPISMAIKKAAMGVIKPGMEITNGLLNMVEMAFRAYDPCFSCATHAVLGELPLTVNVYDSKGELYKTLSR, from the coding sequence ATGCAACGCATTTCCATTGATCCGATCACCAGGCTTGAGGGCCACGGGAAGATCGAGATCTTCCTGAACGATGCGGGGGGCGTGGAGAACTGCTACTTCCAGATCCCGGAGCTTCGCGGTTTCGAGAAGTTCTGCGAGGGCCGTCCGGCCGACCAGGTCCCGCAGATCGTCAGCCGCATCTGCGGCGTCTGACCGGCCGCACATCACTTGGCCTCGGGTAAGGCCATGGATGCGGTGTTCGGTGCCGAGCCGACACCAGCGGCGAAGAAACTGCGTGAGCTTTACTACAGTGCGCACATGGTGCACAGCCACATCGCCCACTTTTACGCCTTGGCGGCGCCGGACTTCGTGATGGGCCCGGACGCCGACCCGGCCGTGCGCAACGTGCTGGGCGTGATCGGCAAGGTGGGCCTGGAGATCGGCGGCGAGGTGATCAAGCACCGGGCCTACGGGCAGCAGATTCAGGCGATGATGGGCGGCAAGGCCACCCACCCGGCCTGGACCCTTCCCGGCGGCGTGAGCAAGGGGCTCACCGAGGACGAGCGCAAGCAGGTCGTGGAGATGGCCAAGTCCTGCGTGGAATTCGCCAAGTTTTCCTTAAAGCTCTTTGACGACGTGGTGCTGGCGAACCAGGGGTACGTCGACCTGATCGTGGGCGACATCTTCAAGCTCGAAACCAACTACATGGGCCTCGTGGACGAGAACAACAAGATCAACTTCTACGAGGGCAAGGTCCGCGTGGTGGACACCGAAGGCAAGGAGCTGTTTAAGTACGGCCCGCGCGAATACGTGGACTACGTGGCCGAGCATGTCGAGCCTTACAGCTACTTGAAGTACCCGTACCTGAAGAAGTTCGGCTGGACGGGAATGGTCGAAGGCCCCGGCACCGCCATCTACCAGGCGGCCCCGCTGGGCCGGATCAACGCCTGCGACGGTATGGCCACCCCGCTGGCGCAGGAAGCCTACGAGAAGTTCTTCTCGGTCCTGGGCCGTCCGACCCACGCCGTGCTGGCCACCCACTGGGCGCGCCTGGTGGAGCTGATGTACGCGGCGGAGCGACTGCTGGAGCTGGCGCTGGACGAGGAAGTCACCAGCCCCGACATCCGGAACATCCCGACCGGCACCCCGAAGGAGGGCGTCGGGATTATCGAGGCGCCGCGCGGCACGCTGACCCACCACTACGCCACCGACCCGAACGGCATCGTGGTGAAGGCGAACATGATCGTGGGCACCACCAACAACAACGCCCCGATTTCGATGGCCATCAAGAAGGCGGCGATGGGCGTCATCAAGCCGGGGATGGAGATCACCAACGGGCTGCTGAACATGGTGGAAATGGCCTTCCGGGCCTACGACCCGTGTTTTAGCTGCGCGACGCACGCCGTCCTGGGCGAGCTGCCGCTGACGGTGAACGTGTACGACAGCAAGGGCGAGCTGTACAAGACCCTGAGCCGGTAG
- a CDS encoding oxidoreductase codes for MSKLKLASYWAAACGGCDVAILDIHEKIVDVAAVADIVFWPIAVDFKYADVEGYDDGFIDVCLFHGAIRNSEGEHIAKLLRKKSKVMVSFGSCAISGGIPGLANFKQKDDIFYRAYIESQSTQNPKKVYPQTHYAVPEGVLDLPEFYKDVKSLGDVVDVDYYMPGCPPTSAQIWAVIGVIASGALPPKGAFVGCENQTLCNTCTRAKTDKKVKKFYQPYQIITDPEKCLLEQGLTCMGPVTRAGCGNQCISANHPCTGCYGPVEGVIDQGAKYISALASVVDADSPDEADRIISEIADPAGLFYRYGLPGSLLRRAK; via the coding sequence ATGAGCAAGCTGAAGTTGGCTTCCTACTGGGCGGCGGCGTGCGGTGGCTGTGACGTGGCGATCCTCGACATTCACGAAAAGATCGTGGACGTGGCCGCGGTGGCCGATATCGTGTTTTGGCCGATCGCCGTGGACTTCAAGTACGCGGACGTGGAAGGCTACGACGACGGGTTTATCGATGTGTGCCTGTTCCACGGGGCCATCCGCAACTCCGAGGGCGAACATATCGCCAAACTGCTCCGGAAGAAGTCGAAGGTGATGGTGTCCTTCGGTTCCTGCGCCATCTCGGGCGGCATTCCGGGGCTGGCGAACTTTAAACAAAAGGACGACATTTTCTACCGGGCGTACATCGAGAGCCAGTCCACCCAGAACCCGAAAAAGGTCTATCCGCAAACGCACTACGCGGTGCCGGAAGGCGTTCTGGATCTTCCCGAGTTCTATAAAGACGTTAAATCTCTGGGAGACGTGGTGGACGTCGACTACTACATGCCGGGCTGCCCGCCCACCTCGGCGCAGATCTGGGCGGTCATCGGGGTCATCGCTTCCGGCGCGCTGCCGCCCAAGGGCGCGTTTGTCGGCTGCGAGAACCAGACGCTTTGCAACACCTGTACGCGGGCCAAGACCGACAAGAAGGTCAAGAAATTCTACCAGCCGTACCAGATCATCACCGATCCCGAGAAGTGCCTGCTGGAGCAGGGGCTGACCTGTATGGGCCCGGTGACCCGGGCCGGCTGCGGCAACCAGTGTATCAGCGCCAACCACCCGTGTACCGGCTGCTACGGTCCGGTCGAAGGGGTGATCGACCAGGGCGCCAAGTATATCTCGGCGCTGGCTTCGGTGGTTGACGCCGACTCCCCCGATGAGGCTGACCGGATAATCAGCGAAATAGCCGATCCGGCGGGTTTGTTCTACCGCTACGGTCTGCCTGGTTCGCTGTTAAGGAGGGCTAAGTAA
- a CDS encoding hydrogenase iron-sulfur subunit has protein sequence MAKTKFEPKIIGFLCNWCSYGGADLAGVSRLQYPPNVRIIRLMCSGRVDPQFVFKALSDGADGVLVAGUHIGDCHYVSGNYKTQRRFQLMKMVLDQLGVEDGRVRLEWISSAEGTKFAKVIAEFTEELRQLGPFKSEPKAAAGGRG, from the coding sequence ATGGCGAAAACCAAATTTGAACCCAAGATCATCGGTTTTTTATGCAACTGGTGTAGTTACGGTGGCGCGGACCTGGCCGGCGTGTCCAGGCTCCAGTACCCACCTAACGTGCGGATCATCCGGTTAATGTGCTCGGGGCGCGTCGACCCGCAGTTCGTGTTCAAGGCTTTGAGCGACGGTGCGGACGGCGTACTGGTCGCTGGTTGACACATCGGCGACTGCCACTATGTTAGTGGCAATTACAAGACCCAGCGGCGCTTCCAGCTGATGAAGATGGTTTTAGACCAGCTGGGCGTTGAGGACGGACGGGTTCGGTTGGAATGGATCTCCTCGGCGGAAGGCACCAAATTCGCCAAGGTGATCGCTGAATTCACCGAAGAGCTTCGGCAGCTTGGGCCGTTCAAGTCCGAACCAAAAGCGGCTGCCGGTGGGAGGGGTTAG
- the murJ gene encoding murein biosynthesis integral membrane protein MurJ produces the protein MSTGQVVARATILVMVMLALSRVLGLGREAAIAHQFGATHATDAYFVAYTIPNIFYAVAGIALATVIVPVFTEYVTRGRRDEAWRLCSLITNALILFTVIGAVIGMFLAPAIVGLLGKGFAPETFRLSVQLTMIMLPSIVFFSLAGLFTGMLNANNVFGVPAFAPAVMNVVIISGALFLGHYYGVYGLAAGVLGGAAAMALIQIPVLRRAGFRYHFEINLRHPEVKRVLYLMLPLTLGLSVNQVYLMIDWVLASFLAEGSIAALNYANKLIQLPQSLFVLAVSTAIFPTLSRHVAEGHPAEMVRTLSRGVKVVLFLTIPAVVGLVLLRVPVVTLLFQRGAFDERATAMTAAALLFFAVGLVGHCLVMLVSRGFFAMQDMRTPVVVTIGTLTVKGGASLLLVGPMAHAGLALATSITALLNAVLLIALLQRRLRGGLVTADLVRFAGGVLVATGVMALAVTAADAFLAGLFPAHGFGLLARVGLAIMTGTIVYFLAGILVRLDELLNILSYARRTIAGRRPA, from the coding sequence ATGTCAACGGGTCAAGTGGTTGCGCGCGCCACCATTCTGGTCATGGTTATGCTGGCTCTCTCCCGGGTGCTCGGCCTCGGGCGGGAGGCGGCCATCGCCCACCAGTTCGGCGCCACGCACGCCACGGACGCCTATTTCGTGGCGTACACCATCCCCAACATCTTTTACGCCGTCGCCGGCATCGCGCTGGCCACCGTGATCGTCCCGGTGTTCACCGAGTACGTCACCCGGGGCCGCCGCGACGAAGCCTGGCGGCTTTGCAGCCTGATCACGAACGCACTGATCCTGTTCACGGTGATCGGCGCCGTAATCGGGATGTTTCTGGCCCCGGCCATCGTCGGCTTGCTCGGGAAAGGCTTCGCCCCCGAAACCTTCCGGCTGTCGGTCCAGCTCACGATGATCATGCTGCCTTCGATCGTTTTCTTCAGTCTGGCCGGCCTCTTTACCGGCATGCTGAACGCGAACAACGTGTTCGGGGTTCCGGCCTTCGCCCCGGCGGTGATGAACGTCGTGATCATCTCCGGGGCCTTGTTCCTGGGGCACTACTACGGGGTGTACGGCCTGGCCGCCGGCGTGCTCGGCGGCGCGGCCGCCATGGCCCTGATTCAAATTCCCGTCCTGCGCCGCGCCGGTTTCCGGTACCACTTCGAAATCAACCTGCGCCACCCCGAGGTGAAACGGGTCCTGTACCTGATGCTGCCGCTCACCCTGGGCCTCTCCGTGAACCAGGTGTACCTGATGATCGACTGGGTGCTGGCCTCCTTCCTCGCCGAAGGCAGCATCGCCGCCTTAAACTACGCCAACAAGCTGATCCAGCTCCCGCAGAGCCTTTTCGTGCTCGCCGTGTCCACGGCCATCTTTCCGACCTTAAGCCGCCACGTCGCCGAGGGGCACCCGGCGGAGATGGTGCGCACCTTAAGCCGCGGGGTGAAGGTGGTCCTTTTCCTCACGATCCCGGCGGTGGTGGGCCTCGTGCTCCTGCGCGTCCCGGTCGTCACCCTCCTTTTCCAACGCGGGGCCTTCGACGAGCGGGCCACGGCGATGACCGCCGCAGCACTCCTCTTCTTCGCCGTCGGCCTGGTGGGGCACTGCCTGGTGATGCTCGTGAGCCGCGGTTTTTTCGCCATGCAGGACATGCGCACGCCCGTAGTGGTGACCATCGGTACGCTGACCGTGAAGGGCGGGGCGAGCCTGCTCCTGGTCGGGCCCATGGCCCACGCCGGCCTGGCGCTCGCCACCTCCATCACCGCCCTCCTGAACGCGGTGCTCCTGATCGCCCTCCTGCAGCGCCGCCTGCGCGGCGGCCTGGTTACGGCCGACCTCGTGCGTTTCGCGGGCGGAGTGCTGGTGGCCACCGGGGTGATGGCCCTGGCGGTGACGGCCGCGGACGCGTTTCTGGCCGGCCTTTTCCCCGCCCACGGGTTCGGCCTGCTGGCCCGGGTGGGCCTTGCCATTATGACCGGTACAATTGTTTATTTCCTTGCAGGGATTTTGGTGCGGCTTGACGAACTGTTAAACATCCTCAGCTACGCGCGCCGGACCATCGCCGGCCGGCGGCCCGCATAA